One window of the Doryrhamphus excisus isolate RoL2022-K1 chromosome 10, RoL_Dexc_1.0, whole genome shotgun sequence genome contains the following:
- the calcrl2 gene encoding calcitonin gene-related peptide type 1 receptor, whose product MHTLDRKSRMMAHFKGSDMWKTEILLLMFAVVLGSKVTRCEDMESMEGDELASQDQQENVADILAVLGTTRHQILAAQFECYLKIIRDPPRADEGSYCNRTWDGWLCWGDSAPGTAIQMCPEYFHDFDPAEKVTKVCNPNGQWFHHPESNRVWSNYTQCQIYTKDKLKFAISLYYLAMVGHGLSIVSLIISLIIFSYFKSLSCQRISLHKNTLLSFIFNSVVTIMWLSLTVANNQAINTSNPLSCKVLAVLTQYTSTSNYFWMLCEGIYLHTLIIVAVFVGEQQLFWYYVLGWGFPIIPAITYAVARGYFFNDKCWFSSHTHLLYIIHGPIQAALLVNLFFLLNILRVLITKLKETHCAESTTYMKAVRATLILIPLLGVQFILFPWRPEGRISRAIYDFFVNIFCHFQGLLVAIIFCFCNGEAQTALKRKWAQWKLAWDKTGWGETPTTTHSHFSYHNNSSITETSRATVSLEQPDAHWKSGESAPFLSESSAACDTREADTMNKLRTTNI is encoded by the exons ATGCACACATTGGACAGAAAAAGCCGTATGATGGCTCATTTCAAGGGAAG TGACATGTGGAAGACCGAAATTCTTCTACTGATGTTTGCAGTAGTGCTGGGCTCAAAG GTTACACGCTGTGAGGACATGGAGTCTATGGAAGGAGATGAGTTAGCCTCGCAAGATCAGCAGGAGAATGTGGCCGACATATTGGCGGTTCTGGGAACGACACGTCACCAGATCCTGGCTGCGCAGTTTGAGTGCTACTTGAAGATAATTCGTGATCCGCCGCGAGCTGATGAAG gTAGTTACTGTAACCGCACATGGGATGGCTGGCTATGTTGGGGGGATTCGGCACCAGGGACCGCCATCCAGATGTGCCCTGAATACTTCCACGATTTTGACCCTGCCG AGAAAGTGACCAAAGTATGCAATCCTAACGGCCAGTGGTTCCACCACCCAGAGAGCAACAGAGTTTGGTCCAACTACACTCAGTGTCAGATCTACACCAAAGACAAACTCAAG TTTGCCATCAGTCTCTACTACCTAGCCATGGTGGGTCACGGCCTCTCCATTGTCTCCCTCATCATCTCCCTCATCATCTTCTCCTACTTCAA gagtcTTAGCTGCCAGAGAATCTCCCTCCACAAGAACACCCTCCTCTCCTTCATTTTCAACTCAGTCGTTACCATCATGTGGCTTTCTCTCACGGTGGCCAACAACCAGGCCATCAACACCAGCAACCCA CTGAGCTGTAAAGTGTTGGCCGTGTTGACTCAGTACACATCCACCTCCAACTACTTCTGGATGCTGTGCGAGGGCATCTACCTTCATACTCTCATCATAGTGGCCGTCTTTGTTGGGGAGCAGCAGCTCTTCTGGTACTACGTCCTGGGGTGGG GATTTCCTATCATTCCTGCCATCACGTATGCCGTGGCTCGTGGCTATTTCTTTAACGACAA GTGTTGGTTCAGCTCACACACTCACCTGCTCTACATCATCCATGGCCCCATTCAAGCTGCACTGCTG GTCAACTTGTTCTTTCTGCTGAACATTTTGCGGGTTCTGATCACCAAGCTGAAGGAGACCCACTGTGCCGAGTCCACGACTTATATGAAGGCTGTGAGAGCCACCCTCATCCTCATCCCTCTGCTGGGGGTACAGTTCATCCTCTTCCCCTGGAGGCCCGAGGGACGCATCAGCCGGGCGATCTATGACTTCTTTGTAAATATCTTTTGCCATTTCCAG GGACTCCTGGTTGCAATTATATTCTGTTTCTGCAATGGTGAG GCCCAAACAGCACTGAAGAGGAAATGGGCCCAGTGGAAATTAGCCTGGGATAAGACCGGCTGGGGCGagacccccaccaccacccacagccACTTCAGCTACCACAACAATTCCTCCATCACAGAAACCAGCCGCGCCACTGTAAGCTTGGAGCAACCCGACGCTCACTGGAAGAGTGGCGAGAGCGCTCCCTTCCTGTCTGAAAGTAGCGCGGCGTGCGACACCAGAGAGGCTGACACGATGAACAAGTTGCGGACGACCAACATTTGA